One Saimiri boliviensis isolate mSaiBol1 chromosome 5, mSaiBol1.pri, whole genome shotgun sequence genomic window carries:
- the MESP2 gene encoding mesoderm posterior protein 2, with protein MAQTPPPQSLLSRDHWIFAQGWGWAGHSDSTSPASSSDSSGSCSYDGARGLPQPAGLDRGSRAAEAARTTPRRARSGSASGQRQSASEREKLRMRTLARALHELRRFLPPSVVPAGQSLTKIETLRLAIRYIGHLSAVLGLSEESLQRRRLQRGEAVSPRGCPMCPDGGPAQVQSQTQREELELGQGQGQGRGRVVRARASWGSSSACPGARAAPERLGSGVHDANPWATPPYCPKVQSPPYSSQGTTSNASLWTPPQSCPWTQSSPEPRNPPAPWTTPPATLELAAVYQGLSVSPESCLSLGTPSLLPRPSCQRLQPQTPWGCWSHSTEVLPTSEDQGPGAAFQLSEASPPQSSALRFSGCPELWQEDLEGARLSIFY; from the exons ATGGCCCAGACGCCTCCTCCGCAGAGCCTCCTCAGCCGCGACCACTGGATCTTcgcccagggctggggctgggccggCCACTCGGACTCCACGTCTCCAGCCTCCTCCTCGGATTCTTCGGGTTCGTGCTCCTACGACGGCGCCCGTGGCCTCCCGCAGCCCGCGGGCCTGGACCGCGGCTCCCGAGCCGCAGAGGCAGCCCGGACGACGCCCCGACGAGCACGCTCTGGGTCGGCGAGCGGACAGCGGCAGAGCGCCAGCGAGCGGGAGAAACTGCGCATGCGCACGCTGGCCCGCGCCCTGCACGAGCTGCGCCGCTTCCTGCCGCCGTCCGTGGTGCCCGCCGGCCAGAGTCTGACCAAGATCGAGACGCTGCGTCTGGCCATCCGCTACATCGGCCACCTGTCGGCCGTGCTGGGCCTCAGCGAGGAGAGTCTACAGCGCCGGCGCCTGCAGCGCGGGGAAGCGGTATCCCCTCGGGGTTGCCCGATGTGCCCAGACGGCGGCCCCGCGCAAGTGCAGTCGCAGACGCAGAGGGAGGAGTTggagctggggcaggggcaggggcaggggcgcGGGCGGGTAGTCCGCGCCAGGGCGTCCTGGGGTTCCTCGTCCGCCTGCCCCGGAGCCCGAGCGGCGCCCGAACGCCTGGGGAGCGGGGTTCACGACGCGAATCCCTGGGCGACACCCCCTTACTGCCCCAAGGTACAGTCGCCCCCGTATTCGTCCCAAGGGACAACCTCCAACGCTTCTCTTTGGACGCCACCCCAAAGCTGTCCCTGGACTCAGTCGTCCCCAGAGCCCCGGAACCCGCCAGCGCCCTGGACAACGCCCCCAGCAACCCTGGAGCTGGCCGCAGTGTACCAG ggtctctctgtgtctccagaGTCCTGTCTGTCGCTGGGAACTCCATCTCTCCTGCCCCGCCCATCCTGCCAGAGACTGCAGCCTCAGACCCCCTGGGGGTGCTGGAGCCACAGTACAGAGGTGCTGCCCACCTCGGAGGACCAGGGACCGGGTGCTGCCTTCCAGCTCAGTGAAGCGAGCCCTCCCCAGAGCTCAGCCCTGCGGTTCAGTGGCTGCCCTGAACTTTGGCAAGAAGATCTGGAGGGGGCCCGCCTCAGCATCTTCTACTAA